The Mustela nigripes isolate SB6536 chromosome 4, MUSNIG.SB6536, whole genome shotgun sequence genome includes a window with the following:
- the ATP5MK gene encoding ATP synthase membrane subunit K, mitochondrial, whose translation MAGPEADAQFHFTGIKKYFNSYTLTGRMNCVLATYGGIALMILYFKLRSKKTPAVKAT comes from the exons atGGCAGGTCCAGAAGCTGATGCCCAATTCCATTTCACTGgtatcaaaaaatatttcaactctTACACTCTCACAGGTAGAATGAAT tgtGTACTGGCCACATATGGAGGCATTGCTTTGATGATCTTATACTTCAAGTTAAGATCTAAAAAAACACCAGCTGTGAAAGCAACATAA